One window from the genome of Rhodospirillaceae bacterium encodes:
- a CDS encoding HNH endonuclease, which produces MADHIDHIVPLFKGGDDNENNYQSLCVDCHRIKTKEDLKNG; this is translated from the coding sequence ATGGCTGACCATATCGATCATATCGTGCCATTATTCAAAGGTGGCGATGATAACGAGAATAACTATCAATCGTTGTGCGTTGACTGCCATCGTATTAAGACTAAAGAGGATTTAAAGAATGGATGA